From the genome of Gracilibacillus salitolerans, one region includes:
- a CDS encoding NAD-dependent epimerase/dehydratase family protein — MKTISELEKLMTEPSEELIKDLSKLEGDIMILGVGGKMGPTMAKLTKRAIDEGGLNKKVIGVSRFSSGSLKKELEEFGIETIAADLLDESDLQSLPTVKNVIYMVGNKFGTVGNEYFTWAMNAYLPGTLAEKFAASSMVVFSTGNVYPFVNVLSSSCSEETPVNPVGEYAQSCLGRERVLTYFSHKNKTPMLLFRLNYAIDLRYGVLLEIAKQVYHGQSIDLEMGNVNVIWQGDANEYAIRALLHTETPPKILNVTGPETVSVRWLAEEFAKRFNKVANFYNEENPTALLNNASQAHKLFGYPTVTIQQMIDMTADWLMNDGFTYDKPTHFQERQGAF; from the coding sequence ATGAAAACAATCTCGGAGCTAGAAAAGTTAATGACTGAACCATCGGAGGAGTTAATTAAAGACCTTTCAAAATTGGAAGGTGATATTATGATATTAGGTGTTGGCGGTAAAATGGGCCCGACAATGGCAAAATTAACGAAAAGGGCTATAGATGAAGGCGGTTTAAATAAAAAAGTAATTGGGGTATCAAGATTTTCTTCTGGTTCATTAAAAAAAGAACTAGAAGAATTCGGTATCGAAACAATTGCAGCTGATTTGTTAGATGAGTCCGACCTTCAATCACTCCCAACTGTCAAAAATGTTATTTATATGGTTGGCAATAAGTTTGGTACGGTTGGAAATGAATATTTCACCTGGGCAATGAATGCATATTTACCAGGTACGCTTGCAGAAAAGTTTGCTGCCTCGAGTATGGTAGTGTTTTCAACTGGGAATGTATATCCATTCGTAAATGTATTAAGCAGTAGCTGCTCTGAAGAAACACCTGTTAATCCAGTTGGGGAATACGCACAATCCTGTTTAGGAAGAGAACGTGTACTAACCTATTTTTCACATAAAAATAAAACACCGATGCTGCTATTCAGATTAAATTATGCGATTGATCTCCGATATGGGGTGTTACTAGAAATCGCCAAACAAGTGTATCACGGACAGTCCATTGATCTTGAAATGGGAAATGTCAATGTCATTTGGCAGGGTGATGCAAACGAATACGCTATACGTGCATTGTTACATACGGAAACACCACCCAAAATATTAAATGTAACTGGTCCGGAAACAGTATCAGTTCGCTGGCTTGCAGAGGAATTTGCTAAGCGTTTTAATAAAGTTGCAAACTTTTATAATGAGGAAAATCCTACTGCATTATTAAACAATGCCTCTCAAGCACATAAGTTATTTGGATATCCAACAGTAACAATACAGCAAATGATTGACATGACAGCAGATTGGTTGATGAATGATGGTTTTACATATGACAAACCAACTCACTTCCAAGAGCGGCAAGGGGCATTTTAA